From a single Polyangiaceae bacterium genomic region:
- a CDS encoding 3-hydroxyacyl-CoA dehydrogenase family protein: MKIQKVGIIGTGTMGRGIAQVCAQAGRSVVIVKATPGSWDKAEGSLEKGLGKLVERGKLSAEERDAIVGRITFSKEERDVADCDLVIESVVEDIDIKKALFERLESMCKKDAILATNTSTLSVTAMMAVCKERGRIAGLHFFNPAPVMALVEVIHGFETSEQTLSSLTAFCEEIGKSPVVVQDTTGFIVNRLLTPYMLNAIRMLERGTGTIESIDAAMKMGAGYPMGPFQLADYIGLDVVEAMAKNIFDDVRHEHHAPPHTLTRLVQLGYLGRKTGKGFYDYGSNPAAQNPALSRPVT; encoded by the coding sequence ATGAAGATTCAGAAAGTGGGCATCATCGGTACGGGCACCATGGGGCGCGGCATCGCGCAGGTGTGCGCTCAGGCGGGTCGTTCCGTGGTCATCGTGAAAGCCACCCCCGGCTCCTGGGACAAGGCCGAGGGCTCGCTGGAGAAGGGCCTGGGCAAGCTCGTGGAGCGCGGAAAGCTCAGCGCCGAAGAGCGAGACGCCATCGTCGGACGCATCACCTTCAGCAAAGAAGAGCGCGACGTGGCGGACTGCGATCTCGTGATCGAGTCCGTGGTGGAGGACATCGACATCAAGAAGGCGCTGTTCGAGCGCCTCGAGAGCATGTGCAAGAAGGACGCGATCCTCGCCACCAACACCTCCACCCTGTCAGTGACGGCGATGATGGCGGTGTGCAAGGAGCGCGGGCGCATCGCGGGCCTCCATTTTTTCAATCCGGCGCCGGTGATGGCCCTGGTCGAGGTCATTCACGGCTTCGAGACCTCGGAGCAGACGCTGTCGAGTCTGACGGCCTTCTGCGAGGAGATTGGCAAGTCTCCGGTAGTGGTGCAGGACACCACGGGATTCATCGTGAACCGGCTGCTCACCCCCTACATGCTGAACGCCATTCGCATGTTGGAGCGGGGTACCGGAACCATCGAGAGCATCGACGCAGCGATGAAAATGGGCGCGGGCTACCCCATGGGCCCCTTCCAGCTGGCGGACTACATCGGCCTGGACGTGGTGGAGGCGATGGCGAAGAACATCTTCGACGACGTGCGCCACGAGCACCACGCGCCGCCCCACACCCTCACGCGCTTGGTGCAGCTCGGCTACCTGGGACGCAAGACGGGCAAGGGTTTCTACGACTACGGGTCGAACCCCGCGGCGCAAAATCCGGCTCTCAGCCGTCCCGTGACTTGA
- a CDS encoding elongation factor G: MSHSTEDIRNIALVGHSGAGKTLLADALLAAAGAIESKGAIDKGTTVCDFTNAEKQLGHSIDTALCHFGTQGKHVNLIDTPGFPDFLGRALSAIEAVATACVVVNAVNGIEPVTQRVMDYAKNRKLCRMIIINKIDHPKADVQGTLNQIREVFGNVCLPINLPAEDGQGVVDCFFQPHGKPTAFSSVEEAHSHIVDQVVEVDDELMALYLEQGEELNPEQLHDPFEKALREGHLVPVCFCSAETGAGIDELLNIIARLVPNPKEGNPPPFQKGEGADAELAEVVPDATKHVIGHVFKVAFDSFVGKLGVFRVHQGTVKSGMQLFVGDARKPIKLSHIYQLQGKDRIEMQAAIPGDICAVVKIDDVHFDAVLHDSHDEDKFHLKSVNFPPPMLGVAIEPEKRGDEQKISEGLHRLTEEDPCVNVEHVASSNETVLYGLGDLHLRVMLDTLSERHGVKVKTHPPSIPYRETITGKAEGHHRHKKQTGGAGQFGEVFLRVEPLDRGAGFEFVDEVKGGAIPSHFIPAVEKGIRQVLSNGAIAGYALHDVRVIVYDGKHHSVDSKEVAFIAAGKKAFIEAVKKARPIVLEPVVRVEITAPDSAIGDVTGDLSSRRGRISGSNTMPGGRAQITALVPLAELTEYASRLKGLTGGMGTFTMDLSHYDPVLQKTQEELMQAFRPQEDAD, from the coding sequence ATGTCCCATTCGACGGAAGACATCCGGAACATCGCGCTCGTGGGTCATTCGGGCGCCGGCAAGACGCTGCTCGCGGACGCGTTGCTAGCGGCAGCCGGCGCCATCGAATCGAAGGGTGCGATCGACAAAGGCACCACGGTCTGTGATTTCACGAACGCGGAGAAACAGCTCGGTCATTCGATCGACACGGCGCTGTGCCACTTCGGCACGCAAGGCAAGCACGTCAACCTGATCGACACGCCCGGTTTCCCCGACTTCTTGGGACGCGCGCTGAGTGCAATCGAAGCAGTGGCCACCGCGTGCGTGGTGGTGAACGCGGTGAACGGCATCGAGCCCGTGACCCAGCGCGTGATGGACTACGCGAAGAACCGCAAGCTGTGCCGGATGATCATCATCAACAAGATCGATCATCCGAAGGCCGACGTGCAGGGCACGCTGAACCAGATCCGCGAGGTCTTCGGCAACGTCTGCCTACCGATCAACCTCCCGGCGGAGGACGGCCAGGGCGTCGTGGATTGCTTCTTCCAACCGCACGGAAAGCCGACGGCGTTCTCGTCCGTGGAAGAAGCGCACTCCCACATCGTCGATCAAGTCGTGGAAGTAGACGACGAGCTGATGGCTCTGTACCTGGAACAAGGGGAAGAGCTGAATCCCGAGCAGCTACACGATCCCTTCGAGAAAGCGCTGCGCGAAGGCCACTTGGTGCCGGTGTGCTTCTGCTCCGCGGAAACCGGCGCGGGTATCGACGAGCTGCTGAACATCATCGCCCGGTTGGTGCCGAACCCCAAGGAAGGCAACCCGCCGCCGTTCCAGAAGGGAGAGGGCGCTGACGCCGAGCTGGCGGAGGTGGTGCCGGACGCGACCAAGCACGTCATCGGGCACGTCTTCAAGGTCGCGTTCGATTCCTTCGTGGGCAAGCTGGGCGTGTTCCGCGTCCATCAAGGCACGGTGAAGTCCGGTATGCAGCTGTTCGTCGGCGATGCGCGCAAGCCGATCAAGCTGTCGCACATCTACCAGCTGCAAGGTAAGGACCGCATCGAGATGCAGGCGGCGATCCCGGGCGACATCTGCGCCGTGGTGAAGATCGACGACGTGCACTTCGACGCCGTGCTGCACGACTCCCACGACGAAGACAAGTTCCACCTGAAGAGCGTCAACTTCCCGCCCCCCATGCTGGGCGTGGCGATCGAGCCGGAAAAGCGCGGGGACGAGCAGAAGATCTCCGAAGGCCTGCATCGCCTCACGGAGGAGGACCCTTGCGTGAACGTGGAGCACGTTGCCTCGTCCAACGAGACGGTGCTCTATGGCCTCGGGGACCTCCACCTGCGGGTGATGCTGGATACGCTCTCGGAGCGGCATGGCGTGAAGGTCAAGACCCATCCGCCCAGCATTCCGTACCGCGAGACGATCACGGGCAAGGCCGAAGGGCATCACCGGCACAAGAAGCAGACCGGCGGTGCCGGTCAGTTCGGAGAGGTGTTCCTGCGGGTCGAGCCCCTCGATCGCGGCGCGGGCTTCGAGTTCGTGGACGAGGTGAAGGGCGGTGCCATCCCGTCCCATTTCATCCCCGCCGTAGAAAAGGGCATTCGGCAGGTGCTGTCGAACGGCGCCATTGCGGGCTATGCCCTGCACGACGTGCGGGTCATCGTGTACGACGGCAAGCACCACTCCGTGGACTCGAAGGAAGTGGCCTTCATCGCCGCGGGCAAGAAGGCCTTCATCGAGGCCGTGAAGAAGGCGCGTCCCATCGTGCTGGAGCCCGTGGTTCGCGTGGAGATCACTGCGCCGGATTCGGCCATTGGTGACGTCACCGGCGACCTGTCCTCGCGACGGGGGCGCATCAGCGGCAGCAACACGATGCCGGGCGGTCGCGCTCAGATCACGGCCTTGGTCCCCCTGGCGGAGCTCACGGAGTACGCCTCTCGGCTCAAGGGCCTCACGGGCGGCATGGGCACCTTCACCATGGACCTGAGTCACTACGACCCGGTCTTGCAGAAGACCCAGGAAGAGCTGATGCAAGCCTTCCGTCCCCAAGAAGACGCGGACTAA
- a CDS encoding class I SAM-dependent methyltransferase, whose product MTERVSYRQIYAEHADRYDELVGHEDFEGELPRALKNTIAPAARVVDVGAGTGRVTRLLLEAGVSVVAVEPAAAMLERTRENLASWPSDRLALLAGDARELPLDDASVDAAVAGWAFGHFRSWFAPHWRPEVDRALSELERVVRPGGACVVIETLGTGTPTAGAPSPELGEYFEHLGQLGYACHAIRTDYLFPSVDEAARICGFFFGEGLAERIRKQGSPRVVEHTGLWLKKGFVGPAR is encoded by the coding sequence ATGACGGAGCGCGTCAGCTACCGGCAGATCTATGCCGAGCATGCGGATCGCTACGACGAGCTGGTGGGGCACGAGGATTTCGAGGGCGAGCTGCCGCGCGCCCTGAAAAACACCATCGCTCCCGCCGCTCGTGTCGTCGACGTCGGCGCGGGTACTGGTCGTGTGACTAGGCTTCTGCTGGAGGCGGGTGTTTCGGTGGTGGCGGTGGAGCCTGCCGCTGCCATGCTCGAGCGGACACGAGAGAACCTGGCGTCCTGGCCGTCGGACCGACTCGCGCTGCTCGCGGGCGACGCCCGGGAGCTGCCCCTGGACGACGCCAGCGTCGACGCCGCCGTGGCCGGTTGGGCCTTTGGACACTTCCGCAGTTGGTTCGCTCCCCACTGGCGCCCGGAGGTGGACCGAGCGCTCTCGGAGCTCGAGCGGGTCGTGCGTCCGGGCGGCGCATGCGTGGTGATCGAGACCTTGGGCACCGGGACGCCCACCGCCGGTGCGCCCAGCCCCGAGCTCGGGGAGTACTTCGAGCATTTGGGCCAGCTCGGCTACGCGTGCCATGCGATTCGCACGGACTATCTGTTTCCGAGCGTGGACGAGGCCGCGCGCATCTGCGGTTTCTTCTTCGGCGAGGGCCTCGCCGAGCGGATCCGAAAGCAGGGCTCGCCGAGAGTCGTCGAGCACACGGGCCTGTGGCTGAAGAAAGGGTTTGTTGGCCCGGCGCGATGA
- a CDS encoding DMT family transporter, with translation MSSTDSERRGILLLVVAAFSFSVMSLQVKLAGEELPVAMLVLARGVVTLVMSVAWIRYRRIPMWGVDRPRLLLRGVLGLGGLACFFYAVTALPLAEVTVIHYLNPVLTAVVAALLLGEHVDRRLMVAIGASLTGTVLVTRPEFLFGGHSTLSPSGVLAALGGATFSAFAYTTVRRLSRTDNPHVIVFFFPLVAVPATIPFAVHVWVWPSLRGWLLMLGLGVATQIAQVLFTRGLAVVPAGRGTTVGYVQIVFAATWGYLFFHDAPNALTVVGAVLIGSSTALLLWRRQPKPASRR, from the coding sequence GTGAGCAGCACGGATTCCGAACGGCGGGGGATCCTACTGCTCGTCGTTGCGGCCTTCAGCTTCAGCGTGATGAGCTTGCAGGTGAAGCTCGCCGGCGAGGAGCTCCCCGTCGCGATGCTGGTGCTGGCTCGCGGCGTGGTCACGCTGGTGATGAGCGTCGCCTGGATCCGCTATCGCCGCATCCCCATGTGGGGCGTGGACCGCCCGCGGTTGCTGCTCCGCGGTGTGCTGGGCCTCGGTGGCCTGGCGTGCTTCTTCTACGCCGTCACCGCCCTGCCGCTGGCCGAGGTGACGGTGATCCACTACCTGAACCCGGTGTTGACGGCAGTGGTGGCGGCGCTGCTGCTGGGCGAGCACGTGGACCGTCGCTTGATGGTGGCCATCGGGGCCAGCCTGACCGGCACGGTGCTGGTGACGCGACCGGAGTTCCTGTTCGGAGGCCACAGCACGTTGAGCCCGTCTGGAGTGCTGGCCGCCCTCGGGGGAGCCACCTTCTCCGCGTTCGCCTACACCACCGTTCGACGCCTGAGCCGTACGGACAATCCCCACGTCATCGTCTTCTTCTTTCCGCTGGTGGCGGTGCCCGCCACGATCCCCTTCGCCGTGCACGTCTGGGTGTGGCCCTCCCTCAGGGGCTGGCTTCTGATGCTCGGCCTGGGTGTGGCGACGCAGATCGCCCAGGTGCTGTTCACCCGTGGGCTGGCCGTGGTGCCCGCGGGGCGAGGCACCACCGTAGGCTACGTGCAGATCGTGTTCGCTGCGACCTGGGGCTACCTGTTCTTTCACGACGCCCCCAACGCCCTCACCGTCGTGGGCGCCGTGCTGATCGGTAGCTCTACCGCGCTCTTGTTGTGGCGACGTCAGCCCAAGCCCGCGAGTCGGCGATAG
- a CDS encoding YkgJ family cysteine cluster protein gives MADELDCLTCGACCRDVGDGTALVSEDDLVRWKREGRKDILDGLVPGHFSQLGLPTHESGTCIHLGLPGQPNHCSIYETRGWSCRALTPGSSQCLTYRRLAGLG, from the coding sequence ATGGCCGACGAGCTCGACTGCCTGACCTGCGGCGCGTGCTGTCGCGACGTGGGGGACGGCACCGCGCTGGTGAGCGAAGACGACCTGGTGCGCTGGAAGCGCGAGGGACGAAAGGACATCCTCGACGGGCTGGTGCCCGGGCATTTCAGTCAGCTCGGGCTACCCACCCACGAGAGCGGCACCTGCATTCACCTGGGCCTGCCGGGGCAGCCGAACCACTGCTCCATCTACGAGACACGGGGCTGGAGCTGTCGAGCGCTCACCCCCGGTAGCTCTCAGTGCCTCACCTATCGCCGACTCGCGGGCTTGGGCTGA
- a CDS encoding N-acetylmuramoyl-L-alanine amidase gives MTSEPVERRTKVWLGAAAFVVVGLVAGVASLRRAHPERTAWPDPSAPLVVAPLSLPPAFGTRRIFLDAGHGAPNNPGNTSALCEREQDFTRSLARDVAAALSRSGPFEVRLSRSGGELVPYAERVQAARAWHADAFVSLHSDVRGRSEPWSPAPGQSCLRNHDAPGFSVLWSDDATEPLRSRRKALAENVATELGAMGLLPYRGKEYHADYAADAGHAGVFVDRHPHANRIFVLWRPSMPSVIVETHNARDDREVLRFREPATRRAFARALARALVRTLTPALSG, from the coding sequence ATGACCTCGGAACCCGTGGAGCGTCGAACCAAGGTGTGGCTGGGAGCGGCGGCGTTCGTCGTCGTCGGGCTCGTCGCGGGCGTAGCGTCGCTGCGACGCGCGCACCCCGAGCGCACGGCCTGGCCGGATCCCAGCGCGCCGTTGGTCGTCGCGCCGTTGAGCCTGCCACCGGCTTTCGGCACGCGGCGCATCTTCCTGGATGCCGGCCACGGCGCCCCGAACAACCCGGGCAACACGTCGGCACTGTGTGAGCGGGAGCAGGACTTCACCCGTAGCTTGGCGCGCGACGTCGCGGCCGCGTTGTCCCGGAGCGGACCCTTCGAGGTGCGCCTCAGCCGTAGCGGTGGCGAGCTGGTTCCCTACGCCGAGCGCGTGCAGGCCGCGCGAGCGTGGCACGCCGACGCGTTCGTCAGCCTGCACTCCGACGTGCGCGGCCGCTCCGAGCCATGGTCCCCCGCACCGGGACAGAGCTGCCTCCGAAACCACGACGCGCCGGGCTTCTCCGTGCTGTGGTCCGACGACGCGACGGAGCCGCTCCGAAGCCGGCGCAAGGCGCTGGCGGAGAACGTCGCCACCGAGCTCGGCGCGATGGGGCTCTTGCCCTATCGCGGCAAGGAGTACCACGCAGACTACGCCGCGGACGCCGGCCACGCCGGCGTATTCGTGGATCGCCATCCCCACGCGAATCGCATCTTCGTGCTGTGGCGGCCGTCGATGCCGTCGGTGATCGTGGAGACGCACAACGCGCGAGACGATCGCGAAGTCTTGCGCTTTCGCGAGCCCGCCACCCGGCGCGCCTTCGCCCGAGCGCTGGCTCGCGCGCTGGTACGTACCCTCACGCCCGCCCTCAGCGGCTGA
- a CDS encoding protein kinase: MYLARLADNPEQLVALKVVHEHLADEKEFIHQFLDEANLLLRLNHPNIVSVHELGREEQTLFLAIEYLDGEPLSRLYSALRRRNQRLEPDLIAWIGARVAEGLDYAHRLTDEQGQPMDLVHRDISPQNVFLTMDGRVKLIDFGIARAAGRIAQTTIGKIKGKFSYMAPEQVLSSEFDHRVDLFALGATLYEGAVGSRLFAGSDETDTLHKLLFEEVPDPRTQVPDFPDELARILGRALESKPEERYATGHEMARDLEAFLATRSVTDAPARLSQLLVSLFAEDRQRRTESIRVLKEATVERNSGVTLAPPAPRRWPWLVAAAAVVLVGAGIALSTRSTPKLTTPSASAAPVATTVTFEVTLDPPVEARIVVAGKPVTGTPARATLPKSDAPVTVSVNAEGYRPAKLSLPADRDRALMVPLAKVAPPPSAAPTTSERPKHGGPKPKSSDSLVTDYPF; encoded by the coding sequence GTGTACCTCGCCCGCTTGGCGGACAACCCCGAGCAGCTGGTCGCTCTGAAGGTCGTGCACGAACACCTGGCGGACGAAAAGGAGTTCATCCACCAGTTCTTGGACGAAGCCAACCTGCTGCTGCGCTTGAACCATCCGAACATCGTCAGCGTCCACGAGCTCGGCCGCGAAGAGCAGACGCTGTTTTTGGCCATCGAGTACCTGGACGGCGAGCCTCTGTCCCGCCTCTACTCTGCCTTGCGGCGCAGGAACCAACGCCTCGAGCCCGATCTGATTGCTTGGATCGGTGCTCGTGTTGCGGAGGGGCTGGACTACGCCCATCGCCTCACCGACGAGCAGGGCCAACCGATGGACCTCGTGCATCGCGACATCAGCCCCCAGAACGTGTTCTTGACCATGGATGGTCGCGTCAAGCTCATCGACTTCGGCATCGCACGGGCCGCGGGGCGGATAGCACAGACCACGATCGGCAAGATCAAGGGCAAATTCAGCTACATGGCGCCGGAACAGGTGCTGAGCTCGGAGTTCGACCATCGCGTCGATCTGTTCGCGCTCGGAGCCACCCTGTACGAGGGCGCCGTCGGCTCGCGCCTGTTCGCCGGCTCCGACGAAACCGACACGCTGCACAAGCTGCTGTTCGAGGAAGTTCCCGACCCACGCACCCAGGTTCCGGACTTCCCGGACGAGCTCGCGCGCATCTTGGGCCGCGCCCTGGAGAGCAAGCCGGAGGAGCGCTATGCCACGGGTCACGAGATGGCGCGGGACCTGGAAGCGTTCCTCGCCACGCGTAGCGTGACGGACGCGCCCGCGCGGCTGTCGCAGTTGTTGGTCTCGCTGTTCGCCGAAGATCGCCAGCGGCGCACGGAGTCCATTCGTGTGCTCAAGGAAGCGACGGTGGAGCGCAACAGTGGTGTCACGCTGGCGCCCCCGGCGCCGCGACGTTGGCCATGGCTCGTAGCCGCGGCGGCAGTGGTGCTGGTGGGCGCAGGCATCGCGCTTTCGACTCGAAGCACTCCGAAGCTGACGACCCCATCCGCGTCAGCGGCTCCGGTCGCGACCACCGTCACCTTCGAAGTCACGCTGGATCCCCCGGTGGAGGCTCGCATCGTCGTCGCCGGCAAGCCGGTGACGGGAACCCCCGCCCGCGCCACGCTGCCCAAGAGCGACGCTCCCGTGACGGTGTCGGTGAATGCGGAGGGCTATCGCCCCGCCAAGCTGTCGCTTCCCGCAGATCGCGATCGCGCCCTGATGGTCCCGCTGGCGAAGGTCGCCCCGCCACCCAGCGCAGCTCCCACGACCTCGGAAAGACCGAAGCACGGGGGTCCCAAGCCGAAATCCTCGGACTCGCTGGTCACCGATTATCCGTTTTGA
- a CDS encoding FHA domain-containing protein: MRNTPATWPGRSVPPTRGSGEARHYSLVYRDREIPLARGEFVIGRSRSCDLVVQDMLVSRRHARLLVSKDALFVEDLGTPNGVYVNEMPVAGAVPLRDGDRLLVGTQEISVSASPDISDRETAPPPANVGPRPPAPLTEREMPIVEPSPPPQPVEVSSSHPGFDGEETQRTEKQDGLLVMARLADRMISMGRKEAAVRLLDEHFLEIASKARQGRVIPPDVLETVGYYGMKLADFTRDGKWADLALEIHTLARRPLPLKAIDLLEADVVKLPSFDLTRLSEYQRALHDGLPQLSPAERALVERISQIVPG; this comes from the coding sequence GTGCGCAACACCCCCGCGACCTGGCCTGGCCGCAGTGTTCCGCCCACCCGGGGCTCGGGCGAGGCGAGGCACTATTCCCTGGTCTATCGCGATCGCGAGATCCCTTTGGCGCGGGGTGAGTTCGTGATCGGTCGCAGCCGCAGCTGCGATCTGGTCGTGCAGGACATGCTCGTGTCCCGACGTCACGCTCGCCTCTTGGTGTCGAAGGACGCCCTGTTCGTGGAGGATCTGGGAACGCCCAATGGCGTGTACGTGAACGAGATGCCGGTAGCGGGCGCCGTTCCCCTGCGCGACGGCGATCGCTTGCTGGTGGGCACGCAGGAAATCAGCGTGAGCGCCTCGCCGGACATCTCCGATCGCGAGACCGCGCCCCCTCCCGCGAACGTGGGTCCTCGGCCGCCCGCGCCGCTGACGGAGCGGGAGATGCCGATCGTGGAACCGTCGCCGCCACCGCAACCCGTGGAGGTTTCGTCCTCACACCCCGGGTTCGACGGCGAAGAGACGCAGCGCACGGAGAAGCAGGACGGCCTGCTGGTGATGGCGCGCCTGGCCGATCGCATGATCTCCATGGGTCGCAAGGAAGCAGCGGTACGCCTGCTCGACGAGCACTTCTTGGAGATCGCTTCCAAGGCGCGCCAAGGTCGAGTGATCCCGCCCGACGTGCTCGAAACCGTCGGCTACTACGGCATGAAGCTCGCGGACTTCACCCGGGACGGGAAATGGGCGGACCTCGCTCTCGAGATCCACACCCTCGCTCGCCGCCCGCTGCCCTTGAAGGCCATCGACCTGCTGGAAGCGGACGTGGTCAAGCTGCCCAGCTTCGACCTCACTCGGCTTTCGGAATACCAACGTGCGCTGCACGACGGACTGCCGCAGCTCTCGCCCGCGGAACGAGCTCTCGTAGAGCGCATCAGCCAAATCGTCCCCGGGTAA
- a CDS encoding DNRLRE domain-containing protein produces the protein MSEEGGSGVGGGGSAGLGGLGGEAGAAGSGGVAGSDGGCPTQTVTLEATADTYIANVPPNSTHGGEDVLELRAFSPGAGHRALVRFDLSSIPAGVAITHATLELTLVLNEGASHDVGVHRAAQDWTESASWNKYDGQSSWVSGGEFMAVPVDFQVVDGSTQVGTQVGWDVTTDVIDTAPFGWLVKDENDNVLNGERLHFASRESATAADRPKLAVSFESCAD, from the coding sequence GTGTCTGAGGAAGGGGGCAGCGGTGTGGGTGGGGGTGGTAGCGCTGGGCTCGGAGGTTTGGGTGGGGAAGCGGGGGCCGCAGGTAGTGGTGGCGTGGCGGGGAGCGACGGCGGCTGTCCGACGCAGACCGTGACTCTGGAGGCGACGGCGGATACCTACATCGCGAACGTGCCGCCGAACTCCACCCACGGCGGCGAAGACGTCTTGGAGCTGCGGGCGTTCAGCCCGGGCGCAGGTCACCGCGCGTTGGTGCGCTTCGACTTGTCATCCATTCCCGCCGGCGTGGCGATAACCCACGCCACGCTCGAGCTCACCCTCGTGCTCAACGAAGGAGCCTCCCATGACGTGGGCGTGCACCGAGCGGCACAAGACTGGACGGAGTCCGCGTCCTGGAACAAGTACGATGGCCAGAGTTCGTGGGTCAGCGGTGGGGAGTTCATGGCCGTGCCCGTCGATTTCCAGGTCGTGGACGGATCCACTCAAGTGGGGACGCAGGTGGGTTGGGACGTGACCACCGATGTCATCGACACCGCGCCGTTCGGGTGGTTGGTCAAGGACGAGAACGACAACGTCTTGAACGGCGAACGCTTGCACTTTGCGAGCCGGGAATCGGCCACCGCCGCAGATCGTCCGAAGCTCGCGGTGTCCTTCGAAAGCTGCGCGGATTAG